The region AGTCCTGTCTGCCAGTTTCTGGCTACATAGCCCCTGCCAGGTCTGCAAAGTCTTGGAGctccacacccacacaccactGGTGATGCCTACCACCAGTGACATGAAGATCTTCAGCATGAACACGGCTACCGTGGGCACGGACGTTTCCAGACTGCAGTCCTCGTTCCTTCGGCCTGGAAAGATGATACACTTGCTCTCCAGACTTCTGAACTTCCAGTAGTCCATATTCAGGCGCTCGTAGAAGTAGCAAATGATGACGCAGGTTGCAGGAACAGTGTAGAGGATGGAGTAGATGCCAATCTTAACCATTAGCTTTTCCAGCTTCTCCGTATTGGTACCTTCGGTTTTCATCACCTTGCGAATGTGGAAAAGTGCAACGAAGCCGGTGAGGATGAATGACGTTCCGACGACGAGGTAGCAGGACAGTGGCACGAGGACAAAGCCTGTTAGTGCCCCCACATCCATGCTGCCCACATAGCACAGCCCCGTCAGCTCATCGCCTGCCACCTTCCGCATTGTCAGGATGACTATAGTCTTTAGTGCAGGTATGCCCCAGGCGGCCATATGAAAGTAGCTGCTGTGAGACTCAATGGCTTCATGGCCCCATTTTTTTCCTGCAGCCAGGAACCAAGTGAGTGTGAGAATGACCCACCAGATCGAACTGGCCATACCGAAATAGTACAGGATGAGGAAGACTATGGTGCAGCCTGTGCTCTCGAGCCCCTCTTGGATAATATAAAGCTCGCCATTCTCACGGTCACAGGCAATGTTCTCTGCCCCAGCTACTGAGCGGATGATGAAGGCTACAGAATAAACATTATAGCACATAGAGAGGAATATGATGGGCCTCTCAGGGTACTGGAAGCGATGAGGGTCCAAGAGGAAGGTGAGGACTGTGAAAGCTGTGGAAACGAAACACAAAGTGGACCACACAGCCATCCAGATGAAAGCAAAGTCCTTGTCCTGTCTGGACCAGAACACATCGACGGCTGAAGAGCAACGTGGAGCGCACGACTCACTCTTCTCCACATACTGAAATTTCTCTGGGTTCTCACAGACCCCCATGGAACCCCCTGGACGCCCACTTCCCGGCCCAGGCTGTTTGGGTCGCGGAGGCACCGGAAGCATTCCCTCTCCTTTCTTAGGCTCTGGTTTGGTGTCGTTCTCTGGCGCTTCCATGCACAGTGCATTCGGGTCGTTCCTGGTAGGCAGTTTAGAGCAGTTCAAAGAATCAGGCCAAGGGTAGTTAAACTTCTCCATAATAGGAGAGCACTTCTGACGTGCCTGTTCACACATGGGTCTACAAGCAGGGATGGACGTGGACACCTCATCGGCACACATGGGTGCAAACAGAGAGCAGAGAAAGAAACGCAAGTGAACATCACAGCCGTACTCCACCAGTGGGGCGAATTCGTTCAGTTTAATCTCTGCCTCCTTTTGATTGTCATGGTCCATGAAGTTGGGCATCCGGGTCATGTTATATCCTATGCCCTGGCACATCGGGATGATGATCGGCTCACATTTAGCGGGTCTCCCTCTCTCAAAGTCATAAGCACTTATCTCCAGACTGTAGGCTGCAATCACAAGCTGGCACCATAGAGTAATGACCAGCTTCAGTGCTGAAGCCTCCATGATGGAGTTT is a window of Ictalurus punctatus breed USDA103 chromosome 4, Coco_2.0, whole genome shotgun sequence DNA encoding:
- the fzd9b gene encoding frizzled-9b, whose protein sequence is MEASALKLVITLWCQLVIAAYSLEISAYDFERGRPAKCEPIIIPMCQGIGYNMTRMPNFMDHDNQKEAEIKLNEFAPLVEYGCDVHLRFFLCSLFAPMCADEVSTSIPACRPMCEQARQKCSPIMEKFNYPWPDSLNCSKLPTRNDPNALCMEAPENDTKPEPKKGEGMLPVPPRPKQPGPGSGRPGGSMGVCENPEKFQYVEKSESCAPRCSSAVDVFWSRQDKDFAFIWMAVWSTLCFVSTAFTVLTFLLDPHRFQYPERPIIFLSMCYNVYSVAFIIRSVAGAENIACDRENGELYIIQEGLESTGCTIVFLILYYFGMASSIWWVILTLTWFLAAGKKWGHEAIESHSSYFHMAAWGIPALKTIVILTMRKVAGDELTGLCYVGSMDVGALTGFVLVPLSCYLVVGTSFILTGFVALFHIRKVMKTEGTNTEKLEKLMVKIGIYSILYTVPATCVIICYFYERLNMDYWKFRSLESKCIIFPGRRNEDCSLETSVPTVAVFMLKIFMSLVVGITSGVWVWSSKTLQTWQGLCSQKLADRTSRKHCNGGSCSSSHCHYKAPAVVLHMSKTDPYSDCPTHV